The stretch of DNA TTGGTTGTCCTCCTGATGGCTTCAACCggtataatattagttttacaaagttgatcTCATCTATAGATTGTACTTTGCACTTGCATGTCTCTTAATTATCATGTGCTGATGAATATGTCAATATCTAGGAATCCTCAATAGCGAGGCTACATGCCCAGGATGTACTTCACCTGTGTTCCTCGACGAGTGCCCGTCCGCCCACGGAACCAATAATGAAGAGTGTTGTAAGTGTTGCGCAGCCAACTACCCTACTGCTTGCGGCGGGGTTATTGAGGGAACTGACAAACACTGCCACTGCAAGAAAAATGCTTGAAAGAACCTCAACATATAATTACCAAGTGTGACTTTTGNGAGATAATGTCGCCATGATTGTTGCGTTGTtgctaaaccctaaaattaattaatgaactAATGAAGATAGATAAATATCATTTGGATTAAAGAATTGCCAAGATTCCTGCTTACTCTGTCCGCGACAACAACAATATCAATTTCAAACAATAGTTATttcaaactaaagaaaaatgaacatacaagttgattttttttacagagATGACCTTCAAGTTGACTTTTTTTAAAGACAAGCGCATGTTTTAAAAAAGAGGATAACAAAGACAACCTTGCATAATAGTGGCGACACTATGAACTTgataaaaaatcagaaagaagtGATTAAGTTGCAAATATTTGACTATAAATAGGTGACCACACCGACGAATTTAAATCATCAAAGTTTGAAGttaatccaaaagaaaaacaaaaagaacaagttTCAGCGAAggcaaagcaaagaagaaaaaaaaatggcaaagaACCTCATCAACTCCGTCAGCTTCACTGTTCTCTTGGTTGTCCTCCTGATGGCTTCAACCggtataatattagttttacaaagttgatcTCATCTATAGATTGTACTTTGCACTTGCATGTCTCTTAATTATCATGTGCTGATGAATATGTCAATATCTAGGAATCCTCAATAGCGAGGCTACATGCCCAGGATGTACTTCACCTGTGTTCCTCGACGAGTGCCCGTCCGCCCACGGAACCAATAATGAAGAGTGTTGTAAGTGTTGCGCAGCCAACTACCCTACTGCTTGCGGCGGGGTTATTGAGGGAACTGACAAACACTGCCACTGCAAGAAAAATGCTTGAAAGAACCTCAACATATAATTACCAAGTGTGACTTTTGTTTCCATATTCGGTGTGAGGACATaacatttgtgtgtgtttatgttcaagtttcttttgcttccaaatAATACATCAAGGGAAAAGCTTATCATTGCTTGCCCCCCTATGTACGTAATCTCATGTTCTCTACACTTTTTATTTCAATcatgaaatataatatatactcaTTACTcgttttgtatttgtgttcgACAATCCAttcctagagagagagagagagagagaatctgcAACTACCATAACATCCAACCATTCTTTTGCGTCCTTCTTTGTCTGGCTAATACAAGATCTCCATGtaatttgcttttgttgatAAGTTAACATATTTCTGTATAGTTTCCAAATCctctataaaattcaaaatggcAGTTGTTTGTAGACATCATCTATACCCTGACCTGAATTCATAGAGACAATCACTTGTAATTTTTCCTCCACGTACGTACAGAACTGTGGTATCGGATCCAAAATCATGTTATGTggtatactatataaaaaaaaacagatgagcTATTGTTTCATCAACGTAACGCCGCAACATCGACGATAGAGAGAGTATTTATGCCTTCCCAAGAGGTTATATATTCTGTTCGGCCAAATATGCTGACTTCACCGTATTATACCATTTTTTGTGTAATGCCTTcccaagaatttttttttttccgtattATATTAATTCTCTGCACCACTGCTAATTTTCAGGTTCAAAACTGTATTCAAGTCATCTTCATGGATTATTTCCTTCACCTTGTCTTCCTTCCAACCTGTTCTTTCATCAGTAGAGTAGCGTATATGTTGAGTGCAAGTATATACGAGCATAAAGTAAACAACACAGAGAATTTATTAACAAGGTTTGGGTTTTCCTACATCTCAGAGAcctaatcaaaaaaaattcactagAACAAGATTGCAATTACAATTTCATATGATATGGATCACTATTATGTCTATCAttcttttctaaattaataaacCACCAATAAATCTTACATCATATCCGGTGAGGCAACGCCACACATATTGTGTACATCTCTTTGAGGCGTTCAAGTCTTTATGAAGTGccctcttggtatttataacaatCTCTCAACCTTAAGTTGACAAATTCCTATTTTACACCAATAGAATTTTCCTATTCTAAACCAAAACTAGGAATTGagaaatttcatttttctctatGGATAAGGAATATTTTTCTTCATGTTCCCATCTTGAAGATTCAAGATGTTTATCTAGCTCAGCAGCCGTCTCTTGGCTTGTCCAAATTGACACCAAACTTATGTACTCCAACTCTCCAAAGTAGTCACACGACTTCATGTATACTTACCTCATATACTACTTTGAAACTTCATATATGTTTTTACAGCAATTGTGTCAAGTAGTGCCTCAACATCTTTGGCAGTTGTGCTCATTATCTTCACGTGAACTGTCACACCATCTATGAGGATTCTATTTCTCAACATTTGTATCACATCTTCTCTCATTAGCAATCTTATGACATGTTTTATAGCTTATAAAACTCAGTAAACACCTCACTTTCAGGATTTAACTTTAAATATCAAAATCCGTATCTACATAGatctaattttataatcataaaatcAGTAAATAACGTTGTTATATATTACTAGTCCAGATTATATTAGATTTAGGCTTTTGAATGGTTACTCCATACACTCCATACTACATAGTGCGTACTAACAATTTAGTACGGAATAGAATGGACTGTAGTTTGGAGTAAACATTGGTATGCACAacaccattctttttttttccacaaattaattatattgatatcaaaaaatgtttacaaaataCAGAAACATCCCAATACAACTCTTATAGGCAACAGATAAAATCTGTTAAGTCCCTCCTTCACACACTTTTTAATGGCTATCAGCTTGCTGCTGAAACTCCAAAATGTCAATGACATTactttaacaagaaaaaatagaTCTAATGTTGTTGGAAatgattctaaattttgtaGCCTTCTTGAGATCAATCTACTTGATAATTTTGGCAAAGATTCTCTATGATTGTTTGGAAAAATCCATTGTCTTCTCATCCATGGTTGTTTCCATAACATATTATGTCTCCAATATCTCCAAAAACTACTTGAAagtctttcatcttcttctccaccaagaAGTATCAGACCAAGAGAATTCTGGGCAGATGACAAACAAAATGTGACTGTTTTTCTTCCCGTTACATTGATCATGTCGAAGTCTTCTATTATGTGACAAACATAATCATGTCGAAGTCTTCTATTAGTACAAGTGCCCATACCATTCTTGTCCATGGATTCCACTGTATATCTATCTGATGCATTTCTTAACCACCAAAAATAACTAATATAGAATAGATCGTTGTTTTGCCAATCCTTCACACAGTCTGCAAAGAACTTTAAAAACACAATCTGATTATGATAAAACTGATGTTGCTGTAAATTTAACACATGAACAATAGAGCAGGAAACAAATATTCCAGGATCCCAGATCCAAGATTGACTTCCAATTCCCGaatcagaaaaatcaatatGAGGAACACAAACTCTATTATAAGAGAAAAGAGGTGTTTCGGTGAAGAAACGATAGACACCGTTTGAAGACGGAAAAAAGCCGACACCATTAACCTTGGAATGAGACCAAAATAGGGTCAGAAATACACTCCCACAGACGGAGAGAAAAGAACCGAGACTGTGAGAAGGAATTTGAAAACAACAGTCACAATCCGCAACATCATCTGTTCTGGAAACCAGATTTTGCAAACAGAACGATGAAATCTGGGTGTTATGAAACAACACCAATGTCAAGATAGGAGATTGGATTGTGATTGACTGTCTCAGATTTAGTAACAACACAGTGAGAAGGCAAAGAACATGGATTTTGAGATCACAATTTgccatatattattatttagatatatacatagaaaagcaaaacaaaaaaacaagaagagaagaaccGACCGACGCCAGAGAAGCCGACGTCGGCCGGTAACGGAGAAGGAGAACGGAAGTTGTAGGAGGGTCGCCTTAagagagagaatagagagagaacAGAGGGACGGTTTTTTTCTTCACACACACCATTCAATAACAGTATGCATAACACAATACCATTATGAATGGTAAAAATCGGATTATAGTATGGAGTGGTgtgtacaaaaaaattaaaaaaaaactttaataatatttttaatcataattaataataagaagatgttttaaaattacaaatatatatataaagttggattttctctcttctccttcctccacctcatcagcttttattttcaattttaacaaattactATACATCATCAAAGGAACATAAAATTCTACAGTTAATgcatataattttgtaatatttttattattattaaaacaataatttacaataatttaaactaaaatataaaccaaaacaaaatgaaaaaaatacacaaccaaaaaaaatgtcaaattaaaatatgaatagagtTTACAtcaatataaaattagatatttataattgtgtaaatatttgtaaaagacTAGAAAtaggagaaaaataaagctatcatatatttaatagaaCATGAATTACTTTCAAGAGTTACAATTCttatgataaataaaataagagttttggaaaagaaaaaaggttattCAATTCTtggtgttaaattataaattcatgttatcaatgtgtatattattattttcaattctaatttaatatacttaatatatatatatatatgtttttgttttttgggaaTATAATTTTTGGGAATATGATTCAACTCTCAAATTTATGAatgatcatattcatatatatacacatttttgaAAGTACAAAAGAAACACAAGTTTAACCAATGAAATGAAAGCTCTCGGATTCAGCTAGTTTAGAGCATGTTTTTACCCAACTTTTACTGTTGGTATGGAAGGTTTAAAGAGTAAATAGAAATAATCAGACCAATAGTACAATCCACACAATAATGCAGATTATTTTTCAATTGCAGACTAGTATGGAATTTTATAGTATGAAGTAGTGCATACTAGTCTGAAATGGTAAATGGCCAATTAACTACAGACTGATCTGACTTTAGTTTGGTCCCGAACGTACTGGACAACCATTCACAACCTTAGTCAATATTTGAATTGTGTGATTTGTAAATGCGGATTTATATGTAATATCATAACTCTATGCATTGAATATGTAGCATTGTGGATATTaaaagggaaaaatgtcattaaaatccccaagttagcattttcgttgatttaaatcaCGAAATCttcatttgttgaaaaaaatccTCATTTTTTTCTTGACTTCTATTTAAATCATGAAGTCTTTTCGACTTCGCCGTTTGAAGCACAACATTAACTGGTCAGACGGAGATATTAAACGGGTTAATTAGGCGTTAATGAGATATGTTAGTTAGTAAAACGAcgtcattttcttctttaattacaTCCTCAAATCAAACCCGATTATCAATTCCTCCCTAAATTCCCAaatcacaaaccctaatttgagattcctcctttcttcttcgattagatcttcttcttcgaattcaACTGATGACTCCGGCTCCGGAAACACACTTCGATGGCACTCCACGGTCAAATGACCACCGATGTCTCTGCTAGAACGCATATGTtgaactcgaagaagaagagagaaatcaaagaagaaaagagattatcGATTATCGATTTCTCAATTTGGGGGGGGGTTTAGGGTGTTATAAACAGCGCCGCTTTACTATTAACAGATCTTGTTAACAGATAATTTACCTCGTCTAATTTTTCCGTTTGGCCACATAACGTTGTGTCTCAAATGACCAGGTCAACAAGAGTTTGCGAATTATTTGGAAGTAAACAAAAGATTGGTGTTTTTTACCTACAAGTCTAGAGTTCGtgctttaaatcaacgaaaatgttAACTTgaggattttaatgacatttccCTGATATTAAAATGTAAGAAAGAGGTTTTGTgggtgtataatttttttttaagactttGGTGCTTCAATCTCAAGTTGTGAAACTTTGAagaagtttaaaaatataagatatcgGAAAATAGAAGGGCTCAAAACAAATTTCTCCAAATTGATTCGGTTTTTGAACTTTCGAGTTCCTTCCTCCTCGTCTCAATTCCGCCTCTCCGTTTTCcgtacattaaaaaaaaaaaaaaaaaaaNaaaaaaaaaaaaaactcaaattccTTTCTACACTTGTCTTCCTCTGCTATGGCGAACGAAGACGAGTTTCAATCCTCGACGGATGACCTATCGCAGCAATCTCAGGACTTCAATTCAGAGACTTACATGGTGGGATTCGTCATCGCGAATATAGTAGGGTTACAGTACTATTCAGGCCGAATCAACGGCCGAGAGATGGTAGGACTAGTTCGAGAACCCTTAAACCAGTACGATACAAACGCAATCAGAGTACTCAACACAAGATCCGTTCAAGTAGGCCACATCGAGCGTGTGGTAGCCGCCGTTCTCTCGCCGTTGCTAGACTCTCACATGATCGTCGCCGAAGGTATCGTACCCAATACTCGTTCTAAATCCAATAGGTTTAAAATCCCGTGTCAAATCCACGTTTTCGCTAAGCTAGAAGCGTTACCAGTTGTGAAATCGACGATTTCGCGGGCCGGGTTAGTGTTGATTTCGGATTCGGATCCTTCGTTTGGGTTATCGGAGGCTGTTGTGGTTAAAGAACTGATGGATAGTGGAGATAATAAGAAGAGTAGTGTTGATAAGGTTTTTAAGTTAGTTGATAAGAATGTGAGACAGAAGGAGAAAATGGTTAGTGTTGAGCCGCCGAGGGAAGTGATAAAATCACAACTCTTTGCTCATCAGAAAGAAGGATTGGGTTGGTTACTCCACAGGGAGAAATCTGGTGAATTGCCTCCGTTTTGggaagagaaagatggagaaTTCTTAAATGTTTTGACTAATTACCGCAGTGATAAGCGGCCTGAATCTTTGCGTGGAGGTGTGTTTGCTGATGATATGGGCTTAGGTAAGACCCTTACTTTGCTTTCACTCATAGCTTTTGATAGATATGGTAATGATGCCACCAGTACGCAAACTGAAGAACCTGTGGAAGTAGTAGAAGGAGACAAGAAAGGTAAAAAGAGGGGAAGAGGTAAGAGCAATGAAAGcggaacgaagaagaagcagcgTAAATCTGATGATGTTGTTGGTGTTAATCTGTCTCAGAAGAAGACAACGTTGATTGTTTGTCCACCTTCTGTGTTTTCAGCATGGATTACACAGCTAGAGGAGCATACTGTACCTGGAAGCTTGAGAGTGTATATGTATCACGGTGGGGAAAGAACAGACGATGTTAACGAGCTTATGAAGTACGATATAGTGCTGACTACTTACGGTACTTTGGCTGTTGAAGAATCGTGGGAAGACTCTCCTGTCAAGAAGATGGAATGGCTGAGGATAATTCTTGACGAGGCACATACCATTAAGAATGCAAATGCTCAACAGAGCCGAGCGGTTAGTAATTTGAAAGCTTCCCGCAGATGGGCTGTGACAGGAACTCCTATTCAGAACGGTTCTTTCGATTTGTACTCTCTGATGGCGTTTCTTCGGTTTGAGCCTTTTTCGATTAAGAGTTATTGGCAAAGCTTGATACAACGTCCGCTTGGTCAAGGTAACAAGAAGGGACTTTCTCGCCTCCAGGTTTTAATGGCGACAATTTCGTTGCGGAGAACAAAAGAACAGAGTTTGATTGGTTTACCATCTAAGAGTGTTGAAACTTGTTACGTTGAGCTTTCTCATGAAGAACGTCAGTTATATGATCACATGGAAGGAGAAGCTAAAGGTGTTGTGCGTAACCTCATCAACAATGGAAGCTTGATGCGAAACTACTCAACGGTTTTGAGCATAATCTTACGTCTTAGACAACTTTGTGACGACTTATCTCTATGTCCTCCAGAATTAAGATCTTTTACCGCTTCTATATCTATCGAAGGTtagaatcaacaaaacaaaatagtttacaaattctttcttttgctttgcaAAGCTTATAGACCTTTGTGTTGTTTATTTGTGAAACAGATGTGACTGATAAGCCAGAGCTGCTACAAAAGCTTGTTGCAGTATTGCAAGATGGCGAAGATTTCGACTGTCCGATTTGCATTTCGCCACCAAaagacatcatcatcactcgATGTGCTCACATCTTTTGCAGAGCTTGTATTCTCCAAACCTTGGAAAGAACTAAACCTGCTTGCCCTCTTTGCCGTGGCCCTCTAACTCAATCGGATCTCTACAACGCTCCTCCAACTCCTCCTTCGGATACTTCCAGTACCGGCGGAGAAGACACAAAGTCGTCGAGTAATTCCTCAAAGGTCTCGGCTTTACTCTCGCTGTTGATCGCGTCAAGACAAGAAAACCCAAACATAAAGTCTGTTGTGTTCTCTCAGTTTAGGAAAATGCTGCTTCTACTCGAAAAACCGCTGAAAGCTGCGGGTTTCACTATCTTACGGTTAGACGGAGCAATGACTGTGAAGAAACGAACCCAGGTCATTGGAGAATTTGGGAATCCGGAGTTAACCGGACCTGTGGTGCTACTAGCGAGCCTTAAAGCCTCTGGTGCTGGGATTAACCTAACTGCAGCTTCAAGGGTTTACTTGTTCGACCCGTGGTGGAATCCTGCAGTTGAAGAACAGGCTATGGATAGGATTCATAGGATTGGACAGAAACAAGAGGTCAAGATGATTAGGATGATTGCGAGAAACAGTATCGAAGAACGGGTTCTTGAGCtccaacagaagaagaagaatcttgcGAATGAAGCTTTTAAAAGAAAGCGTGGTAAAGATCAAAGAGAGGTTAACGTTGAAGACGTTATTGCTCTCATGTCTCTCTGATATCTCTCAATCATACCGGTTTATTCCttaaccgttttttttttttttggctgtttCAGTGTTTCCAGATAGTTTATTACAGCATCTTTCTAACTACTAGGTACATGCGTTTCTCGGATATTGTTGAAATTAGTTCATGGTAATCTTGAAAATTTCCGGTTTACTTTGGTTCGGTTCTGTCTTAATTATTCAGTTCAATTTTGTTGGTTCATTTCTTAATTTATCTTCTAGCAGAGTCAAACGGCGTTAACCATGACGGGGGCTTTTACTCTTAGTAATATCGTATTAGTAATATGTATCGTGAATCTCGCAGAACACAACAAtcggaaagaagaagaatatatatatatacttaactAGTAGTACTAGTTACCGGTACCTTAATAGTCGTCAACGATACCAACATAAGAAAACCATATAAATCCAAACTTATTATGCCATCTGGTGTTAGCGGATAAAAATGCTGAGtgattaaaacatttaaaataaaatgaattttaaatttaactaacAAGAGTACAATTGTAAATTTTTAGGCCCTCTAACATAGTAACATTATAACATaccaaaaatcataaaaaatagtttttattcCGTAAAAATAAAAGGGGAAACATGCAAAGCAAACGCTAAACACTGTTTCGTTCTGcttaattttttaagaaataccTCTTCTTCACCTCCAATTAGCTTAATCAATGAAAAAATCACGTTAGGTAGAactatattttaaagtaaatcaaaattaaaatcagaaatACAAAATagattaaagaaacaaaatatgtgtatttttaaTTGAACAAGATTAAATAACAGTTTGAGTttggattttacaattagatgaggttatatatcggtttggatttataaatgaaaattagggtttagaatttacaattaaataaaattatctatcgATTGAGTTTATAAAGGAGGATTCGGGTTTAGATTTAcaattaaaccaatatatatatatatatatatataaagagaggtTTGGGTTTAataaagagtggttagagtttaaaattttacaattaaatgaaattatacagtaaaacctctataaattaataatgttgggacaatgacattttattaatttatagtaatattaatttatatataatttttaaaaaaaaaattaaattatgaattgagacagttttagaaaaataagattagattttcggatattgtaaattttatggttttgaaattgaatttgtaatatttagaaaatattattttgacaaTAAATTGTACATACTATAGCCAAATTCACTTATatacatgacatacataaattcaatttatgaataataatatgaattgctttattttaatagtttatcaaactatcaaaatgtaaatgattcATATCTAGAATTGAgaactgtaaaaaaaatttagctatttttatgatatattatatagagtatattatatcattatagtttgaaaatacaacataataattgttttatagatatgatcTTTAGAAGAAGCATACAatactatattaatataaatatatatatatatatatgtagatttatattattattaatttatgatatttttgggACTACATTTTACATgatgatttcaaaaaaaatattatcttattatcttactatcttatcaaattttgttatcttttacACTGGTCcaacatagaaccaacaaaatttattaacttataagatttattaatttattgagta from Camelina sativa cultivar DH55 chromosome 9, Cs, whole genome shotgun sequence encodes:
- the LOC104710988 gene encoding defensin-like protein 206, with protein sequence MAKNLINSVSFTVLLVVLLMASTGILNSEATCPGCTSPVFLDECPSAHGTNNEECCKCCAANYPTACGGVIEGTDKHCHCKKNA
- the LOC104715281 gene encoding putative SWI/SNF-related matrix-associated actin-dependent regulator of chromatin subfamily A member 3-like 1; protein product: KKKKXKKKKNSNSFLHLSSSAMANEDEFQSSTDDLSQQSQDFNSETYMVGFVIANIVGLQYYSGRINGREMVGLVREPLNQYDTNAIRVLNTRSVQVGHIERVVAAVLSPLLDSHMIVAEGIVPNTRSKSNRFKIPCQIHVFAKLEALPVVKSTISRAGLVLISDSDPSFGLSEAVVVKELMDSGDNKKSSVDKVFKLVDKNVRQKEKMVSVEPPREVIKSQLFAHQKEGLGWLLHREKSGELPPFWEEKDGEFLNVLTNYRSDKRPESLRGGVFADDMGLGKTLTLLSLIAFDRYGNDATSTQTEEPVEVVEGDKKGKKRGRGKSNESGTKKKQRKSDDVVGVNLSQKKTTLIVCPPSVFSAWITQLEEHTVPGSLRVYMYHGGERTDDVNELMKYDIVLTTYGTLAVEESWEDSPVKKMEWLRIILDEAHTIKNANAQQSRAVSNLKASRRWAVTGTPIQNGSFDLYSLMAFLRFEPFSIKSYWQSLIQRPLGQGNKKGLSRLQVLMATISLRRTKEQSLIGLPSKSVETCYVELSHEERQLYDHMEGEAKGVVRNLINNGSLMRNYSTVLSIILRLRQLCDDLSLCPPELRSFTASISIEDVTDKPELLQKLVAVLQDGEDFDCPICISPPKDIIITRCAHIFCRACILQTLERTKPACPLCRGPLTQSDLYNAPPTPPSDTSSTGGEDTKSSSNSSKVSALLSLLIASRQENPNIKSVVFSQFRKMLLLLEKPLKAAGFTILRLDGAMTVKKRTQVIGEFGNPELTGPVVLLASLKASGAGINLTAASRVYLFDPWWNPAVEEQAMDRIHRIGQKQEVKMIRMIARNSIEERVLELQQKKKNLANEAFKRKRGKDQREVNVEDVIALMSL